The genomic segment CAGACCACacacaaaacataaaataacaaAACATAAACAGATAACACAAACATCATAAGATCAACAAACATGTGAATTTCCAACACAGTAGCATCCCCGGCAAAGCAAACTAACTCAAGACAGCAATCCCAGGCAAAGCAAACCAATTCAAGACAGCAATTTAAATAGGTGGGAACACTTGTGATCTCATTCCTCTTCGGACTCGGATTCAGCGCTTTGTAGCCACTCGACGAATGGTTTGACATTCTTCCAAATTTTGGAGTCCTCATTTGCAGCAACGCCCTTGTTGTACCACTCTACTATATATTCCTCATCCAACACATCGGCATCATACAAAGCTTTCAAAACCAGAGCCACTTCCTTCAGTGCGACTGAGTTAGATTTCCCACAAAATTCTTCTATAGCTCGAAGCAATCGTAGTTGAGACTCCTCGTCTTGAGCAACAGCAGCAAGGTAGCTTTTCTTCTTAAGAACCTCCTTGGCAAATCCCTTCTCAACGCCATCCAAGAGTGCCTCGTACAAAGCAGTAATAACTTCCTGAGGAGACCCAGAGAGTGAACCCAAAAAGGATTGTAATTTGCTGGAAGTAACTCCCTTTTTTAGATTTGCTTTCACTTCCCTAACGAGCCTCTCATGATTTGTCTCTCCATTCTCGGTCTTGGAATTCTCAGGTGTCACAGACGCAGCTTTAGGACTTGGGGTTTGAGTAGTTGCCTTGGatttcttcttctctgactcaaCTGCGGACAGCATAACCATTTCAGCTGTCGCAGCATTTAGCTGTTCTTGTATACGCTGCTGAGCAGCTTCTAGTGATGTATCAGTTTGCCACTGGATGTCATCATCgtcatcttcttcatcctcCGCTTCTTTCACATTAACATGGTTCCTAGGTGGTGAAGCACAATCCTCATCGGAGCCACCATGTTTCTTTTTAGAACTAGGCTTTGTGCTAGCATCTTTGGAGGAaacctttttctttgtttctttcttcaGCTTCTTTAGCTCTTCATCAGCAGCCTCACCTTCCTTTAGTCGTTCCTTCTCAGCTCTTCTCATTGCTTTCTTGTCCTTGGAGCCCTTCTTTGCCTCAGGCGGGTTCTTAAGTATAAAAGTTGTCAGCTTGTCCCTCATGTCCACATCAGAAATGAAACCACATGCAGCACATTTTAGTTGGATCATCTGAGTTTTGGTTATTAAGACCTCTGTTTCAGGGTTTCCGCAACCATAGCACTGAACGTATTTCTTAATGAAGTTCTCAAGAAGACCAGCAAGTTTGGGAGTTTCATGAGCTCCATTGACAAGGGCAGTTCCAGTTTTTTCATCGAATTTTGACTGAGCCCCAAGCTCATTACcaaaatattttgttgtataggATGGAGGCCTTGCTAACGCTTTGGCAATATCAACCATATTCACCACATTTGTCTTGATGCCATTCCCACGCCCCTCTATCTTGGTAATCATCCTGGGCATCTTATACCTGTAGAAGGCATCATCACTGTTGCCAGCACCAATGTTCTGCAAAGCCATCTTTGATTCAGTAGATAATTCCGGGATGGAGTGTTAAGAATGTTCAGAGAATTCTTCAGCAGAACAATTGCAAAGTGCTGGTTGTGCCTTCCAGCAACCAGAAAAGTCGAAGTGTTCTTCCTTGAATGGTATGAGATGCATACAGTCAACCCGACAAGAGAAATGGCGGTTCTTTTTTCTTGACCAAGGACAATACTCTCCAAGCAATCCAATGGATCCCAAATAGAAGATGGCTTGTTCGGACATAAAAGAAGTTTCACTTAGACCACTACAACTTTGAAACTCTACAGAAGGCACACAAAAGCTGCAACCTTCAAAAAGATGAACCATGAGTCAAATACAGGCAAAGAAACTAAAAGTTACTACactaaattatattaataaatGAGAGGTAAATGGTTCTAACAATGACAGGTTAAAACTGTTCTACCCTTAAGATTCAAAATTCAGTTCCTTTCGGAAATAGTAGCTTGAAACACTACACATTCTATAAACCTTTTGCAATAAATATGAGcatccaacaacaacacaacatacccagttgaatcccacaatgtggggtctggggagggtaaagtgtacgtagaccttacccccaccttggaaggtagggaggttgtttcTGAAAGACCCTTGGCAAATATCAGCATCCATAGAGATGAATAAATAGAACAACAAAGGTGCAGAACGATAAATTAATCTGCCAAGGAACTTCATCATTCCCTTAAGTCATTTATCAGTGCGTATATAAGATCCCAAACTGCATACTCTAGACAAGATTGCTTAGCTTCAAAAAGTAGACCATATTTTTAACAGAAATAGCCGACATGATTCTTGTTccttcctccgtcccaatttatgtgactctttctttcttaatcaGTCCATAAAAGTCTGATATATGAACTATCCATTTCTGTTCCGCTCTATTTCACCTCATTTCATTCCGATCCCCCAAAAAAGTAATATTCATCATTCAAGCTCActttcgaaaaagaaaaaaaaaaagataacagCGCAAATACAGGCAACAACTATCAAATAAGCAAAATTCTTTTACAATCATCTACGACTAAAGAAATCAGTGTCAgcttaaaacatacaaaaaacaTTCAATCTATTTGGAATTATCTATATCTGCTCTGCTCTATTTCGCTTCATCTCACGCCGATTCCTAAATAAATTGTCTTTTAAGCCAAATTAGGCGACCTCTAAAGCTAGAGATTCTCCAAACACAGAAACCTAATCAGtaaataactaaatatattatcaaatcaCTAAAACAAAATAGATCGAAAAAATAGGTGGAAAGAAAACTGAAACAAAATCGATCAGGACGAAGATGAACTTatacaacataaataaatacgCAATGACCATTCATTCAAAATTATGTTACTCAatcaaaaaataagaataaaaagtAATCAAATACCTTATAGTTGGagagaaaagtaaaacaaaatagATCACGATCGAAGACGAacttatatataacataaataaatacgcAATGACCACTTATTCATTAAACAACTTCAAAATTACGTTACGTTACTCAATCGATAAAGctaaaaataagaacaaaattAATCAAATACCTTAATACATAGAACGACGAACGAAGCGGAACAATGAGAGAGCAATTGATAAAAATTGTAAATTTGGGTTTAATCAACGATAAGGAAGGCGGCCTAGAAGTTTCCTTTATATCTATAGGGTTTCAAAGTGTATTATTGCTAAGATAGAACAGTTTTTTTGTTGGACGggcctattttattttttggctgAATTTAATTTGCGAAAAATAAATATCAACGCAGGTGTGAGGTAATAAAGTTGGGGTCAAGGGAACGAAACGTAAATAATGTCAaggataaatatataaaaaaaaatataacaatgGGCAAATATAGCTTTTTTCTATAAATATAGGGGCAAGCCTGACTCTTTTCCGTATAAAGAGACCAAGTTACTCTCCCACAACTGAAGGCGAACTCAACACCCCGCATGCCTTGAACATATGAACGTGGACGATAAGTTGGGGTGCAACATCGAGTAAACAATGAATCGAAAGGGGTCCGTTTCTATATCTCAATTGCTATTATGAATTAATTacttttgtattatttttttttaaactatctTGTTATGTGTtacttgagctgagggtctttcggaaacacgCTCTCTATCTTCACAAGATTAAAATAGCCtgctgcgtacactctaccctcctcaaACCCTGCCTGTAGAAATACACTGATGTTCttattattttggtataaagaaataaattttaaacCTAACTTAATTCCAAAAGTAACACATGGACCTTACTCCACAGAGAGAGATTGTCTGCTAAAAGAGCTGAGTCCTTCGCGTATATCCCCTTGTTCGAGGGTGGTCTTATTGCTCGTCTTTAATATTTCATACGTCTGATTAGTTTATAATAATTGGGTATAGAGTCAATCAAGTGATAATATTATTGATCAGACTACTCAAAATAGCAAGGGACATGATAGAACAGTTTTTTTGTTGGACAGGTCTATTTTATTTTGGCTGAATTTAAtttgtgaaaaataaataacaacGTAGGTGTGAGGTAATAAAGTTGGGGTCAAGGGAACGAAACGGTAAATAATGTCAaggataaattttttaaaaaaattataacgatGGACAAATAtagtttttttctaaaaatataggGGCAAGCATGACTCTTTTCCGCCGCATGCCTTGAACATATGAACGTGGACAATAAGTTGGAGCTGCAACATCGAGCAAACAATGAATCGAAAGGGGTCTGTTTCTATATCTCAATTGCTAGTATGAATTAAttacttttgtatttttttttaaaactatcttGTTAGGTGTTATTTGAGCCGAGAGTCTTTCGGAAACACGCTCTCTATCTTCACGAGGTTAGaataggtctgcgtacactctaccttccccaaaccccacttatATAGATACACtgatgttattattattttggtataaacaaataaattttaaaCCTAACTTAATTCCAAAAGTAATACACGGACCTTATTCTACGGAGATTGTCTGCTAAAAGAGCTGAGTCCTTCGCGCATATCCCCTTGTTCGAGGGTGGTCTTATTGCTCGTCTTTAATATTTATCGTTCGGCACTTTAAGTGGCCAAAAGTACGCCTGAGATTCTGGGTTCAATCTGGGTTCAAATCCCAACAGAGTATAAAAAAATTGGCAAGGCAGAATTTCCTAGTAAATTAGGTCTATTctggcaaaagttaggccttaactTTGTAGAATCCCAGCAGACTAAAAAAACAAattcataaggcataatttatatatagaaaggcataaGTTTGCCccttgtccggcataacttttgtCTTAGGCATTACTTAGACAGAGGCCTAACTTTCGCGAAATCTTGTCTTGCGAGattgcttattttttttattgagtcaggttcgaacccagaatctcaaggtattttcagccacttttttaggcgaagggaaaaaattaaagaccaacaatttgaggggcaaaaattaaagaccaacgcgTTTGAAGGGAAacccgcgcaaaaaaaaaaaagaaaaaaaaaaagaaagagatatcACAATATACTGTGTTGGGTTGTTTAATGTTACTttctccgttcatttttacttgtcatgtattGACTTGGAACATCTCTTAAGGAgccataaataaaatgataattttacgATATCACCCCTTATTAttactaagagcctgtttggatagGCTTATGATTGTTGacttataagtcaaaagccataagttaggaattctaacttatgacttttggcttatttttgtcattttagctAAAcaacacttttttattttacccaaatatcacaaaaatgcttaaaagctattttgactTAATAGCACCTGATAAGCGATCCAAACAGGCTTTAAGTCATCTAAtgattgaaatcaatcaaacacAATTTAAAAGTTGTGCGGCCATTAATAGAATTTATTGAAGTCTTTAACCCAATAATTTATACTAGTAAGGATAAAATAGGTACGAAATGAtaaatgatattttgattttcaGAAAATTAGATAATTAAAAATGAACATCTATTTTAATATAGAGAacacttgaaaatatttttcccaGAACTTCTAACATTGAGCTCCGTATTCCAGAGTCAAATAAACTAGAGCGAATGCGGTTCCTGTTGAAAATCGGGTCCTTGTACGAAACCCCCAAAGACACACCTCATGCTAAAATCGTTAAATGCATGCGACACAAACAATTTATTACAAAAACACGAGTTTGGAGGAAGAACGCTCCAACAAGTACTAGGTTTTAAATATACCTCGATTTGCTTTCTCTAATTCAACTAAATATTCCAATGTCGTTAATAAATCACAATctacataattaatttcattcGTGTCACGATTCAAATCTAGCACTTACTGACACCCAACGAGCTATTATTTTCACAAGGTGAGCTCCAGTGGTGGATTTA from the Lycium ferocissimum isolate CSIRO_LF1 chromosome 11, AGI_CSIRO_Lferr_CH_V1, whole genome shotgun sequence genome contains:
- the LOC132037811 gene encoding eukaryotic translation initiation factor 5-like — encoded protein: MALQNIGAGNSDDAFYRYKMPRMITKIEGRGNGIKTNVVNMVDIAKALARPPSYTTKYFGNELGAQSKFDEKTGTALVNGAHETPKLAGLLENFIKKYVQCYGCGNPETEVLITKTQMIQLKCAACGFISDVDMRDKLTTFILKNPPEAKKGSKDKKAMRRAEKERLKEGEAADEELKKLKKETKKKVSSKDASTKPSSKKKHGGSDEDCASPPRNHVNVKEAEDEEDDDDDIQWQTDTSLEAAQQRIQEQLNAATAEMVMLSAVESEKKKSKATTQTPSPKAASVTPENSKTENGETNHERLVREVKANLKKGVTSSKLQSFLGSLSGSPQEVITALYEALLDGVEKGFAKEVLKKKSYLAAVAQDEESQLRLLRAIEEFCGKSNSVALKEVALVLKALYDADVLDEEYIVEWYNKGVAANEDSKIWKNVKPFVEWLQSAESESEEE